The Musa acuminata AAA Group cultivar baxijiao chromosome BXJ2-2, Cavendish_Baxijiao_AAA, whole genome shotgun sequence genome has a segment encoding these proteins:
- the LOC135605610 gene encoding DEAD-box ATP-dependent RNA helicase 35-like — protein MASADAPPKPPPSTAEPDDDDDDYEDYIPVKKRRAIEAQKILQRKGRPTSAGDSDAANRPQALAEAKPSLLVKASQLKRDLPEISPTEQLVQQEKEMIEHLSDRKTLMSVRELAKGITYTDPIPTGWKPPLAIRRMPARHADAIRRQWHILVEGENVPPPIKNFRDMRLPEPILKKLKEKRIVQPTPIQVQGLPVILAGRDMIGIAFTGSGKTLVFVLPLIMTALQEEVMMPIVPGEGPFGLVVCPSRELARQTYEVVEQFLVPLRDHGYPELRPLLCIGGVDMRSQLEVVKKGVHIVVATPGRLKDLLAKKKMNLDNCRYLTLDEADRLVDLGFEDDIREVFDHFKAQRQTLLFSATMPKKIQNFAKSALVKPVTVNVGRAGAANLDVIQEVEYVKQEAKIVYLLECLQKTPPPVLIFCENKADVDDIHEYLLLKGVEAVAIHGGKDQEEREYAIASFKSGKKDVLVATDVASKGLDFPDIQHVINYDMPAEIENYVHRIGRTGRCGKTGIATTFINKNQTETTLLDLKHLLQEAKQRIPPVLAELNDPMEDGDALTDASGVKGCAYCGGLGHRIRDCPKLEHQKSMAIAGSKRDYFGSGGYRGEI, from the exons ATGGCCTCCGCCGACGCGCCGCCGAAGCCCCCTCCGTCCACCGCCGaacccgacgacgacgacgacgattacGAGGATTACATCCCCGTCAAGAAGCGCCGAGCCATAGAGGCCCAGAAGATCCTCCAGCGCAAGGGCCGCCCCACCTCCGCCGGGGACTCCGACGCCGCCAACCGCCCGCAGGCCCTCGCGGAGGCCAAGCCAAGCCTCCTTGTCAAGGCCTCCCAGCTGAAGCGCGATCTCCCCGAGATCAGCCCCACCGAGCAGCTCGTCCAGCAGGAAAAGGAGATGATCGAACACCTATCCGACCGCAAAACACTCATGTCCGTCCGCGAGCTGGCGAAGGGCATCACCTACACCGATCCCATCCCCACCGGGTGGAAGCCGCCGCTCGCCATACGCCGCATGCCCGCTCGCCACGCCGATGCCATCCGCCGCCAGTGGCACATCCTCGTCGAGGGCGAGAACGTGCCTCCCCCCATCAAGAACTTCCGCGACATGCGCCTCCCCGAGCCCATCCTCAAGAAATTGAAAGAGAAGAGAATCGTCCAGCCGACGCCGATCCAGGTGCAGGGACTGCCGGTGATCCTAGCGGGGCGGGATATGATCGGGATCGCGTTCACTGGCTCGGGAAAGACGCTGGTTTTTGTTCTCCCGTTGATTATGACGGCATTGCAGGAGGAGGTCATGATGCCGATCGTCCCTGGAGAGGGCCCATTTGGGCTTGTGGTATGCCCGTCGAGGGAGCTCGCGCGACAGACGTATGAGGTTGTGGAGCAGTTCCTTGTTCCGCTGCGGGATCATGGATACCCGGAGCTGAGGCCGCTGCTATGTATTGGCGGCGTCGATATGAGGTCGCAGCTGGAAGTTGTGAAGAAAGGGGTGCATATTGTTGTGGCTACTCCAGGGAGATTGAAAGATTTGCTTGCAAAGAAGAAGATGAATCTTGATAATTGCAG GTACTTGACACTGGATGAGGCTGATAGGCTGGTGGACTTGGGCTTTGAGGATGACATACGGGAGGTTTTTGACCATTTTAAAGCCCAAAGACAAACCCTACTCTTCTCTGCTACCATGCCAAAGAAGATCCAAAACTTTGCAAAAAGTGCTCTGGTGAAACCTGTGACAGTCAACGTGGGAAGAGCCGGAGCAGCAAACCTTGATGTCATTCAAGAGGTTGAGTATGTGAAACAAGAGGCTAAAATTGTATATCTTCTTGAATGCCTCCAAAAGACACCTCCTCCTGTCTTGATTTTCTGTGAGAATAAAGCAGATGTGGATGACATTCATGAGTATCTGCTTCTTAAGGGAGTTGAGGCCGTTGCCATTCATGGTGGCAAGGACCAGGAAGAAAGAGAATATGCCATTGCATCCTTCAAATCTGGCAAGAAGGATGTATTGGTTGCTACAGATGTTGCTTCCAAGGGCCTTGATTTTCCTGACATCCAGCATGTGATCAACTATGATATGCCTGCTGAAATTGAGAATTACGTCCATCGGATCGGCCGAACCGGAAGGTGTGGCAAAACAGGAATAGCAACAACATTCATAAACAAGAACCAAACAGAGACGACACTCCTCGACTTGAAGCACCTCTTGCAAGAAGCAAAACAAAGAATTCCGCCAGTATTGGCAGAGCTTAATGACCCGATGGAAGATGGTGATGCTCTTACTGATGCTAGTGGAGTAAAAGGTTGTGCATACTGTGGTGGGCTTGGTCATCGAATCCGAGACTGCCCAAAACTGGAGCATCAGAAATCCATGGCTATTGCTGGTTCTAAAAGGGACTACTTTGGTTCAGGAGGCTATCGGGGCGAAATATGA
- the LOC103975966 gene encoding uncharacterized protein LOC103975966 isoform X1 — protein MEVAVKELNAEGKESALVTHGKHDGDECNHFTIRGYVAGVRKRDAKICWPLYMAGNESSDALSSMLPPLHVSKFKRWSCLNCLHTICASADVTGSANFTNVCNEDMKTNNSIFLFDLNAKRLFFSGPKQSFETVILEERPVSDCIIKVSHGEHSPVPYHGNKNNESKTDDAAKEGYHVFTYRNFRTEEKENHSCKSITAVAEGEEFQAGQSQKRNTTNKENKFKAALLFDDASPKVGAEPNGGMRIGLFDATIIFRGTDLAACENKDDEGITAKGNINIVPDGMTKESRKLVGVDLCIPEDDVLTTTAANLPNYDLMTLDQNNDEASYGNKNLSDGMYFSRNQKCVSSSSHRKVTQKRVLKLRLLEDIMKNEELHISKKIHTFKGSADTCEKSHKRSDEWKCEIHPEDYKKGNFFRQNCKVIPAKPINATEATHSKDEEISLMHWLKKVSKKIVTDDSQRKKNIVGKGYAEIKRIENKVVTSPSTHKKKDADPLSKGSRVSKYSKSCTVEKKSKFTRLKPSAHCLKPQLENLISKDASVKHVPPENVYPQLRNIISEDILPPCLENLERSCEQKSEFNRRKRKAFQVKDRNPSQINCSKKQVIKKQRNMMPLEKKTVDDIPMDIVELLAKNQHERSMMNAEVSNMNKHELSMMNGELRHGIYSNVTGYCGSKFPKAIYQRQANDTVLCIPTAPHGNQNDVYGPEACKAIEFQKHALIDLNQQAADFLAIPQYDGYQPCTTHHSAVDSKKTSSFQISSWDRMRMQDSGLYQKNQGVSAQRSCGGPIHDMSSLSLNGRIFGVNKRKVDTCHNHGKMVPFDSFLDTTQKIVPQKTGYQESVNLTSSNLPYGEGKSEQTTNGIALPGRSYLMERASRCHPGRAGPIDMHNNETVSALHLLRLVDQAAQSGPSWDINCTGITQDSRLNYNRQSSEMHGAEVGVKNRKTQEIPSTTGYCAHDQTEGGFSSPCHPFPRIGALGTLLQNENMTLSYKPLAPLGSKAVCSAELPSFCIYDMDKIDAPSASSTKYRDNKNPPSVTTNTKQIVSADQVGINRKGEQVRPLSYDPMTITCVINRNPADFSQPDEDNIYMRGND, from the exons ATGGAAGTAGCAGTAAAGGAGCTCAATGCTGAAGGAAAGGAATCTGCACTTGTAACTCATGGCAAGCACGATGGAGATGAGTGCAACCATTTTACCATCCG CGGTTATGTTGCTGGTGTTCGGAAGAGAGATGCAAAGATTTGCTGGCCATTATATATGGCCGGGAATGAAAGTTCAGATGCACTTTCAAGCATGCTGCCTCCACTACATGTTTCTAAGTTCAAGCGATGGAGTTGCCTGAACTGTCTTCATACAATTTGCGCTTCTGCTGATGTAACAGGAAGTGCAAACTTTACAAATGTATGTAATGAAGATATGAAGACAAACAACTCCATATTTCTTTTTGATCTCAATGCAAAAAGGTTGTTTTTTTCTGGTCCTAAACAGTCTTTTGAAACCGTCATACTGGAGGAGAGACCAGTTTCAGACTGTATTATCAAAGTCAGTCATGGTGAACATAGCCCAGTACCATATCACGGCAACAAAAATAATGAGTCCAAAACAGATGATGCGGCAAAAGAAG GATACCATGTATTCACATATAGAAATTTTAGaacggaagaaaaagaaaatcattcATGCAAGTCTATCACTGCTGTGGCTGAAGGTGAAGAATTTCAAGCAGGACAAAGCCAAAAAAGAAACACGACAAATAAGGAAAACAAGTTTAAGGCAGCTCTTCTTTTTGATGATGCTTCTCCCAAGGTTGGTGCCGAACCAAATGGAGGTATGAGGATTGGGCTTTTTGATGCAACTATAATTTTCAGAGGCACTGATCTTGCAGCATGTGAAAACAAAGATGATGAAGGGATTACTGCAAAAGGCAACATAAATATAGTGCCTGATGGCATGACCAAAGAAAGTAGAAAGTTAGTTGGGGTTGATCTCTGCATCCCAGAAGACGATGTTCTAACTACTACTGCTGCTAATCTCCCTAATTATGATTTGATGACATTAGACCAGAACAATGATGAAGCATCATATGGTAATAAGAATTTATCAGATGGCATGTATTTTAGCCGAAACCAGAAATGTGTGTCTAGCAGTTCACATAGAAAAGTGACCCAAAAAAGGGTTCTTAAGCTACGTTTGCTGGAGGACATTATGAAAAATGAAGAGTTACACATATCAAAAAAGATACATACTTTTAAAGGAAGTGCGGATACATGTGAAAAGAGCCACAAAAGATCAGATGAATGGAAATGTGAAATCCATCCTGAAGACTATAAAAAAGGCAATTTCTTCAGGCAGAATTGCAAAGTGATACCAGCGAAACCTATTAATGCTACAGAAGCTACTCACAGCAAagatgaggaaatttctctaatGCATTGGCTAAAGAAGGTTTCTAAGAAAATTGTCACTGATGATtctcaaagaaagaaaaacattGTTGGAAAAGGATATGCTGAAATCAAGCGCATAGAGAATAAGGTTGTTACATCTCCCAGTACACATAAAAAGAAGGATGCTGATCCTCTTTCAAAAGGTTCTAGAGTGAGTAAATATAGTAAAAGTTGTACTGTTGAGAAGAAAAGTAAGTTTACTCGACTAAAACCAAGTGCCCATTGCCTCAAGCCCCAGCTGGAAAATTTGATATCTAAAGATGCATCGGTGAAACATGTACCTCCTGAAAATGTTTATCCTCAACTGAGAAACATAATTTCTGAAGATATTTTGCCCCCTTGTCTTGAAAATCTAGAGAGGAGTTGTGAGCAGAAGTCTGAATTCAATAGAAGGAAAAGGAAGGCGTTTCAAGTTAAGGACAGAAATCCTTCCCAAATAAACTGCTCAAAG AAACAAGTGataaagaaacaaagaaacaTGATGCCTCTTGAAAAGAAAACTGTGGATGACATTCCAATGGATATTGTTGAACTCCTAGCTAAAAACCAGCATGAAAGAAGTATGATGAATGCTGAGGTTTCTAACATGAACAAACATGAGTTGTCAATGATGAATGGAGAGTTGAGACATGGAATTTATTCAAATGTAACTGGATATTGTGGAAGCAAGTTTCCAAAGGCAATATATCAGAGACAGGCCAATGATACAGTACTTTGTATTCCTACTGCTCCTCATGGTAACCAGAATGACGTGTATGGACCAGAAGCCTGCAAAGCTATCGAGTTCCAGAAACATGCCCTTATTGATCTGAACCAACAAGCTGCAGATTTTCTGGCAATTCCACAATATGATGGATACCAACCCTGTACAACTCACCATTCTGCTGTTGATTCTAAGAAAACCAGTTCTTTTCAAATTTCTTCTTGGGATAGAATGAGGATGCAAGATTCAGGATTATATCAAAAGAATCAGGGAGTTTCAGCTCAGAGATCATGTGGAGGACCTATCCATGATATGTCGTCACTATCGTTAAATGGCAGAATATTTGGAGTCAATAAAAGGAAAGTTGATACTTGTCACAATCACGGGAAAATGGTTCCTTTTGATTCATTTCTTGATACAACTCAGAAGATCGTTCCTCAAAAGACTGGTTATCAGGAATCAGTGAATTTAACCAGCTCCAATCTCCCATATGGGGAAGGAAAATCCGAGCAAACAACAAATGGAATAGCTCTACCAGGCAGATCATATCTCATGGAACGAGCAAGTAGGTGCCATCCAGGAAGAGCAGGGCCGATAGATATGCATAACAATGAAACAGTATCGGCGTTGCATTTGCTTAGGCTAGTTGATCAGGCAGCTCAGTCAGGTCCATCATGGGATATTAATTGTACAGGAATTACCCAAGACTCCCGCTTAAATTATAATCGTCAATCCAGTGAGATGCATGGAGCAGAAGTTGGAGTTAAAAATAGAAAGACCCAGGAAATTCCATCCACCACTGGATACTGTGCTCATGATCAAACCGAAGGTGGTTTCAGCAGCCCTTGCCATCCATTTCCTCGAATAGGTGCTCTTGGGACTTTGCTGCAAAACGAAAACATGACTCTTTCATACAAGCCTCTGGCACCATTGGGTTCTAAAGCTGTGTGTTCTGCTGAACTGCCATCTTTCTGCATCTATGACATGGACAAAATAGATGCTCCTTCAGCCAGTAGTACAAAATACAGAGACAACAAAAACCCTCCATCTGTGACTACAAATACCAAGCAGATTGTTTCGGCTGATCAGGTTGGAATCAACAGAAAGGGTGAACAAGTCCGACCTTTGAGTTATGATCCCATGACTATAACCTGCGTTATCAATCGAAATCCTGCTGACTTCAGCCAACCTGATGAAGACAATATTTACATGCGAGGAAATGACTGA
- the LOC103975966 gene encoding uncharacterized protein LOC103975966 isoform X2, protein MEVAVKELNAEGKESALVTHGKHDGDECNHFTIRGYVAGVRKRDAKICWPLYMAGNESSDALSSMLPPLHVSKFKRWSCLNCLHTICASADVTGSANFTNSFETVILEERPVSDCIIKVSHGEHSPVPYHGNKNNESKTDDAAKEGYHVFTYRNFRTEEKENHSCKSITAVAEGEEFQAGQSQKRNTTNKENKFKAALLFDDASPKVGAEPNGGMRIGLFDATIIFRGTDLAACENKDDEGITAKGNINIVPDGMTKESRKLVGVDLCIPEDDVLTTTAANLPNYDLMTLDQNNDEASYGNKNLSDGMYFSRNQKCVSSSSHRKVTQKRVLKLRLLEDIMKNEELHISKKIHTFKGSADTCEKSHKRSDEWKCEIHPEDYKKGNFFRQNCKVIPAKPINATEATHSKDEEISLMHWLKKVSKKIVTDDSQRKKNIVGKGYAEIKRIENKVVTSPSTHKKKDADPLSKGSRVSKYSKSCTVEKKSKFTRLKPSAHCLKPQLENLISKDASVKHVPPENVYPQLRNIISEDILPPCLENLERSCEQKSEFNRRKRKAFQVKDRNPSQINCSKKQVIKKQRNMMPLEKKTVDDIPMDIVELLAKNQHERSMMNAEVSNMNKHELSMMNGELRHGIYSNVTGYCGSKFPKAIYQRQANDTVLCIPTAPHGNQNDVYGPEACKAIEFQKHALIDLNQQAADFLAIPQYDGYQPCTTHHSAVDSKKTSSFQISSWDRMRMQDSGLYQKNQGVSAQRSCGGPIHDMSSLSLNGRIFGVNKRKVDTCHNHGKMVPFDSFLDTTQKIVPQKTGYQESVNLTSSNLPYGEGKSEQTTNGIALPGRSYLMERASRCHPGRAGPIDMHNNETVSALHLLRLVDQAAQSGPSWDINCTGITQDSRLNYNRQSSEMHGAEVGVKNRKTQEIPSTTGYCAHDQTEGGFSSPCHPFPRIGALGTLLQNENMTLSYKPLAPLGSKAVCSAELPSFCIYDMDKIDAPSASSTKYRDNKNPPSVTTNTKQIVSADQVGINRKGEQVRPLSYDPMTITCVINRNPADFSQPDEDNIYMRGND, encoded by the exons ATGGAAGTAGCAGTAAAGGAGCTCAATGCTGAAGGAAAGGAATCTGCACTTGTAACTCATGGCAAGCACGATGGAGATGAGTGCAACCATTTTACCATCCG CGGTTATGTTGCTGGTGTTCGGAAGAGAGATGCAAAGATTTGCTGGCCATTATATATGGCCGGGAATGAAAGTTCAGATGCACTTTCAAGCATGCTGCCTCCACTACATGTTTCTAAGTTCAAGCGATGGAGTTGCCTGAACTGTCTTCATACAATTTGCGCTTCTGCTGATGTAACAGGAAGTGCAAACTTTACAAAT TCTTTTGAAACCGTCATACTGGAGGAGAGACCAGTTTCAGACTGTATTATCAAAGTCAGTCATGGTGAACATAGCCCAGTACCATATCACGGCAACAAAAATAATGAGTCCAAAACAGATGATGCGGCAAAAGAAG GATACCATGTATTCACATATAGAAATTTTAGaacggaagaaaaagaaaatcattcATGCAAGTCTATCACTGCTGTGGCTGAAGGTGAAGAATTTCAAGCAGGACAAAGCCAAAAAAGAAACACGACAAATAAGGAAAACAAGTTTAAGGCAGCTCTTCTTTTTGATGATGCTTCTCCCAAGGTTGGTGCCGAACCAAATGGAGGTATGAGGATTGGGCTTTTTGATGCAACTATAATTTTCAGAGGCACTGATCTTGCAGCATGTGAAAACAAAGATGATGAAGGGATTACTGCAAAAGGCAACATAAATATAGTGCCTGATGGCATGACCAAAGAAAGTAGAAAGTTAGTTGGGGTTGATCTCTGCATCCCAGAAGACGATGTTCTAACTACTACTGCTGCTAATCTCCCTAATTATGATTTGATGACATTAGACCAGAACAATGATGAAGCATCATATGGTAATAAGAATTTATCAGATGGCATGTATTTTAGCCGAAACCAGAAATGTGTGTCTAGCAGTTCACATAGAAAAGTGACCCAAAAAAGGGTTCTTAAGCTACGTTTGCTGGAGGACATTATGAAAAATGAAGAGTTACACATATCAAAAAAGATACATACTTTTAAAGGAAGTGCGGATACATGTGAAAAGAGCCACAAAAGATCAGATGAATGGAAATGTGAAATCCATCCTGAAGACTATAAAAAAGGCAATTTCTTCAGGCAGAATTGCAAAGTGATACCAGCGAAACCTATTAATGCTACAGAAGCTACTCACAGCAAagatgaggaaatttctctaatGCATTGGCTAAAGAAGGTTTCTAAGAAAATTGTCACTGATGATtctcaaagaaagaaaaacattGTTGGAAAAGGATATGCTGAAATCAAGCGCATAGAGAATAAGGTTGTTACATCTCCCAGTACACATAAAAAGAAGGATGCTGATCCTCTTTCAAAAGGTTCTAGAGTGAGTAAATATAGTAAAAGTTGTACTGTTGAGAAGAAAAGTAAGTTTACTCGACTAAAACCAAGTGCCCATTGCCTCAAGCCCCAGCTGGAAAATTTGATATCTAAAGATGCATCGGTGAAACATGTACCTCCTGAAAATGTTTATCCTCAACTGAGAAACATAATTTCTGAAGATATTTTGCCCCCTTGTCTTGAAAATCTAGAGAGGAGTTGTGAGCAGAAGTCTGAATTCAATAGAAGGAAAAGGAAGGCGTTTCAAGTTAAGGACAGAAATCCTTCCCAAATAAACTGCTCAAAG AAACAAGTGataaagaaacaaagaaacaTGATGCCTCTTGAAAAGAAAACTGTGGATGACATTCCAATGGATATTGTTGAACTCCTAGCTAAAAACCAGCATGAAAGAAGTATGATGAATGCTGAGGTTTCTAACATGAACAAACATGAGTTGTCAATGATGAATGGAGAGTTGAGACATGGAATTTATTCAAATGTAACTGGATATTGTGGAAGCAAGTTTCCAAAGGCAATATATCAGAGACAGGCCAATGATACAGTACTTTGTATTCCTACTGCTCCTCATGGTAACCAGAATGACGTGTATGGACCAGAAGCCTGCAAAGCTATCGAGTTCCAGAAACATGCCCTTATTGATCTGAACCAACAAGCTGCAGATTTTCTGGCAATTCCACAATATGATGGATACCAACCCTGTACAACTCACCATTCTGCTGTTGATTCTAAGAAAACCAGTTCTTTTCAAATTTCTTCTTGGGATAGAATGAGGATGCAAGATTCAGGATTATATCAAAAGAATCAGGGAGTTTCAGCTCAGAGATCATGTGGAGGACCTATCCATGATATGTCGTCACTATCGTTAAATGGCAGAATATTTGGAGTCAATAAAAGGAAAGTTGATACTTGTCACAATCACGGGAAAATGGTTCCTTTTGATTCATTTCTTGATACAACTCAGAAGATCGTTCCTCAAAAGACTGGTTATCAGGAATCAGTGAATTTAACCAGCTCCAATCTCCCATATGGGGAAGGAAAATCCGAGCAAACAACAAATGGAATAGCTCTACCAGGCAGATCATATCTCATGGAACGAGCAAGTAGGTGCCATCCAGGAAGAGCAGGGCCGATAGATATGCATAACAATGAAACAGTATCGGCGTTGCATTTGCTTAGGCTAGTTGATCAGGCAGCTCAGTCAGGTCCATCATGGGATATTAATTGTACAGGAATTACCCAAGACTCCCGCTTAAATTATAATCGTCAATCCAGTGAGATGCATGGAGCAGAAGTTGGAGTTAAAAATAGAAAGACCCAGGAAATTCCATCCACCACTGGATACTGTGCTCATGATCAAACCGAAGGTGGTTTCAGCAGCCCTTGCCATCCATTTCCTCGAATAGGTGCTCTTGGGACTTTGCTGCAAAACGAAAACATGACTCTTTCATACAAGCCTCTGGCACCATTGGGTTCTAAAGCTGTGTGTTCTGCTGAACTGCCATCTTTCTGCATCTATGACATGGACAAAATAGATGCTCCTTCAGCCAGTAGTACAAAATACAGAGACAACAAAAACCCTCCATCTGTGACTACAAATACCAAGCAGATTGTTTCGGCTGATCAGGTTGGAATCAACAGAAAGGGTGAACAAGTCCGACCTTTGAGTTATGATCCCATGACTATAACCTGCGTTATCAATCGAAATCCTGCTGACTTCAGCCAACCTGATGAAGACAATATTTACATGCGAGGAAATGACTGA